Proteins co-encoded in one Christiangramia fulva genomic window:
- a CDS encoding primase-helicase family protein — MKQENTYIRVGTQYYKLVKIPSISGRTNQSLIPWNIETIRQDHGKTFLAQIPKFDGFTCIPDHLNFQSTFHNFYNTYAPLSHTPEEGSFKRSLAFVKHIFGPHFELGLDYLQLLYTKPTQILPILCLVSQERSTGKSTFLKWLKNIFQGNLTYLLNDDFSSQFNSDWTNKLLICVDEVLFNKEELTERIKYLSTTNYNKLEAKGKDKREVEFFGKFILCSNNEENFIKIDQHETRFWVLKVPKAEKEETELLEKLNQEIPAFLYFLTNRQLQTRKKTRMWFTPDQLETKALKRLVHNNRNRVEKEMASLLMAIMETDNSEEIKVCPVDVLNALGKSRIRTDLTQIRKIFKKDWKLTNQPNSNGYLRFVTYADGDINWKEAKGRYFTITKMFLEQQFEEEKLG; from the coding sequence GTGAAGCAGGAAAACACTTACATCAGAGTCGGCACCCAGTACTATAAACTGGTGAAGATCCCTTCCATTTCAGGGCGCACGAATCAAAGTTTGATTCCCTGGAATATCGAAACCATCCGCCAGGATCACGGAAAGACCTTTCTGGCCCAGATCCCCAAATTTGATGGCTTCACCTGCATTCCCGACCATCTTAATTTTCAATCGACCTTCCATAATTTTTATAATACCTATGCTCCTTTAAGCCATACGCCCGAAGAAGGAAGTTTCAAACGATCTTTAGCATTTGTCAAACATATTTTCGGACCTCATTTTGAACTAGGTCTGGATTACCTGCAGCTGCTTTATACCAAGCCCACTCAGATCCTTCCTATCCTTTGTCTGGTCTCTCAGGAACGCTCTACAGGAAAAAGCACCTTTTTAAAATGGCTAAAGAATATTTTCCAGGGTAATCTTACGTATTTACTTAATGATGATTTCAGTAGCCAGTTCAATTCAGATTGGACCAATAAATTGCTGATTTGTGTCGATGAAGTCTTATTTAATAAAGAAGAACTCACCGAACGAATCAAATACCTGAGTACCACTAATTATAACAAGCTCGAGGCAAAAGGAAAGGACAAACGGGAAGTAGAATTCTTTGGCAAGTTTATACTCTGCAGCAATAATGAGGAGAACTTTATCAAGATCGATCAGCATGAGACCCGCTTTTGGGTGCTGAAAGTACCCAAGGCCGAAAAGGAAGAGACTGAATTACTCGAAAAGCTTAACCAAGAGATCCCGGCATTTCTCTATTTCCTTACGAATCGTCAACTGCAAACACGAAAGAAGACTCGGATGTGGTTTACTCCGGACCAATTAGAAACAAAAGCCCTAAAAAGGCTGGTTCATAATAATAGGAACCGGGTCGAGAAGGAGATGGCCAGCTTACTCATGGCCATTATGGAAACAGATAATTCTGAAGAGATTAAAGTATGTCCGGTGGATGTTTTAAATGCCCTGGGAAAATCCCGGATACGAACCGACCTGACCCAGATCCGGAAGATCTTCAAAAAAGACTGGAAACTTACCAATCAACCCAATTCTAACGGCTACCTGAGGTTTGTCACCTACGCCGATGGAGATATTAACTGGAAGGAAGCCAAAGGACGCTATTTCACTATAACTAAAATGTTCTTAGAGCAGCAGTTTGAGGAAGAGAAGTTAGGCTGA
- the rbfA gene encoding 30S ribosome-binding factor RbfA — METNRQKKIGGLLQRDLADILQNELRENGRTGILISVSKVRVTTDLSIAKAYLSIFPNKHAEEVLEEINAHKHKIKHEVAQRTKHQLRKMPDLSFYIDDSLEYIDKIEKEMKGSHNPIENPDLLDKRKKS; from the coding sequence ATGGAAACAAACAGACAAAAAAAGATAGGAGGATTATTGCAGCGCGACCTGGCCGATATTTTGCAAAATGAACTGCGTGAAAACGGTCGTACGGGAATTTTGATTTCGGTTTCCAAAGTGAGGGTCACTACCGATCTTTCCATCGCCAAGGCATATCTGAGCATTTTTCCGAATAAACATGCAGAAGAGGTCCTGGAGGAGATCAACGCGCATAAACATAAGATCAAACACGAGGTGGCCCAGCGAACAAAGCATCAGCTTCGAAAAATGCCAGATCTCAGTTTTTATATTGACGATTCCCTGGAATATATCGATAAGATCGAAAAAGAAATGAAAGGCTCCCATAATCCTATTGAAAATCCAGATCTATTAGATAAACGGAAAAAGTCGTAA
- a CDS encoding C40 family peptidase, whose protein sequence is MRLQVRSISIQLLGLFFLLISCGEEKEDFNEAQEYISQTQKEFAPDKRVALFEITSEESDATEVLKGETNLPRAKKALLAKLDSAGVKYIDSIQVLPAKDLQGKEFGVIDVSVANLRGEGKHSAELVTQATLGTPVKIWKRTDQWYYIQTPDDYLAWVDHGGITTMSSEEFKNWKASEKVIYTKTFGQSYTGISKDSVVSDLVIGDILELEAERENFFKVRYPDGRAAFIPKDDSQIYSEWLKNTEASPENLVATSEKLMGLPYLWGGTSAKGVDCSGFTKTIYFMNGLVVPRDASQQVHEGKLIDSTGDFSKLEVGDLLFFGRPATDSTSEKVVHVGMWIGNDQFIHSSGDVHISSMDENAPDFDKYNRDRYLRAKRYLGSDSRGLKYLKNRSIFEAEPADSLNF, encoded by the coding sequence ATGAGATTGCAAGTAAGATCCATTTCAATACAGCTGTTGGGCCTTTTTTTCCTTTTGATTTCATGCGGGGAGGAAAAAGAAGATTTCAATGAGGCGCAGGAGTATATAAGCCAGACGCAGAAGGAATTTGCTCCCGATAAACGCGTGGCTCTTTTCGAGATTACTTCAGAAGAAAGTGATGCCACAGAAGTGTTAAAAGGCGAAACAAATCTTCCCAGGGCCAAAAAAGCTTTACTGGCAAAACTTGATTCTGCAGGTGTAAAATATATTGACAGTATACAAGTTTTACCCGCTAAAGATTTACAAGGGAAGGAATTTGGAGTTATTGATGTTTCGGTGGCAAATTTAAGAGGAGAAGGAAAACATTCGGCTGAACTGGTTACTCAGGCCACACTTGGCACTCCTGTAAAAATTTGGAAACGTACTGACCAATGGTATTACATTCAAACACCCGATGATTATCTCGCCTGGGTTGACCATGGGGGAATAACTACAATGTCAAGTGAAGAATTCAAAAACTGGAAAGCTTCAGAAAAGGTTATTTATACCAAAACCTTTGGCCAATCTTATACCGGAATTTCGAAAGATTCGGTGGTCAGCGATCTCGTGATCGGTGATATTCTCGAACTGGAAGCGGAAAGGGAAAATTTCTTTAAAGTGCGATATCCCGATGGCCGCGCTGCTTTTATTCCTAAAGATGATTCCCAAATTTATTCGGAATGGTTAAAAAACACAGAGGCTTCTCCTGAAAATCTGGTTGCAACTTCAGAAAAACTGATGGGTTTGCCCTATCTGTGGGGTGGAACTTCTGCTAAAGGTGTGGATTGCAGCGGGTTTACCAAGACTATTTATTTTATGAATGGACTGGTAGTGCCGCGGGATGCTTCGCAACAGGTGCATGAGGGAAAATTGATAGATTCCACGGGTGATTTTAGCAAACTGGAGGTTGGAGATCTTCTTTTCTTCGGAAGGCCGGCAACCGATTCTACTTCTGAAAAAGTGGTGCATGTGGGAATGTGGATAGGTAATGACCAGTTTATCCACTCTTCCGGAGATGTTCACATAAGCAGTATGGATGAAAATGCTCCTGATTTTGATAAATATAATCGTGACCGGTATTTACGAGCCAAAAGATACCTTGGCAGTGATAGTCGGGGATTGAAGTATCTTAAAAACAGATCGATTTTCGAAGCTGAGCCTGCAGATTCTCTGAATTTTTAA
- the mce gene encoding methylmalonyl-CoA epimerase, protein MNKIEHIGIAVKDLEAANRTYKAVLGSKNYKTETVESEGVITSFFKIGESKIELLAGTNANSPVSKFIEKRGEGIHHIAFHVSDIKAEIERLKEEGFRLLNETPKPGADYKQVAFMHPKDANGVLIELCQEKE, encoded by the coding sequence ATGAATAAAATAGAACATATCGGGATCGCGGTAAAAGACCTGGAAGCAGCCAATAGAACTTATAAAGCCGTTTTAGGAAGCAAAAACTATAAGACCGAAACGGTAGAAAGTGAAGGCGTGATCACATCTTTTTTTAAAATTGGCGAAAGCAAGATCGAATTACTTGCCGGAACTAATGCCAATAGCCCAGTTTCTAAATTTATAGAAAAAAGGGGAGAGGGTATTCACCATATCGCTTTTCATGTATCCGATATTAAAGCTGAAATTGAGCGTTTAAAGGAAGAAGGCTTCAGATTGTTGAATGAAACTCCGAAACCTGGTGCCGATTATAAGCAGGTCGCTTTTATGCATCCCAAAGATGCCAACGGAGTTTTAATAGAACTCTGCCAGGAAAAAGAATAG
- a CDS encoding glycoside hydrolase family 9 protein, with the protein MNPCKEFLSVFFLFLGISLAIAQENDSVYIRLNQAGYLSEDSKTGIIFSNSELRDEFSIVSSDDENRIFHGSLKKIEDKGWGNFKYYYKADFSNLKKAGRYVLRYGNHSSSEFGIGRTFSYKNYQEDLLGFMRQQRCGYNPFLDMVCHQRDGRTMYGPMPDSTFIDFTGGWHDAGDQLKYLITSSNATAKMLKAYELLPEKFADEVDALGHPNPNGIPDVLDEAKWGLDWIHKMHSGKNELFHQIADDRDHIGMKLPDKDSADYGWGPNSYRVAYFATGKPQGLREFKSKATGIANLAGRSAAAMAIAARVWKNDLKDSIFSEKCRVAARELYEMGKAQEGYQQGNSYGAPYRYNEDTWADDMEWAAAELYANTGDQKYLEDAKRYAQMANSVSWMGKDQTEHYRYYPFFNIGHFVLYPFVDSDFQKKLAGYYRNGIEACQEKSKSSPFEIGVPFIWCSNNLAVNLISQILLYEKMTGDLKYHSFMLSQRDWLLGKNPWGTSMFMNIPRQSEYPESVHTSVWFMTRKEVPGGLVDGPVYASVYNSLKGIQLKEEDEFANFQNDFVVYHDDFGDYSTNEPTMDGTADAVFMMAFFSE; encoded by the coding sequence ATGAATCCATGTAAAGAATTTTTGTCGGTTTTTTTCCTGTTCCTGGGAATTTCTTTAGCAATTGCTCAGGAAAATGATTCGGTTTATATCAGGCTGAATCAGGCGGGTTATCTTTCGGAGGATTCAAAAACAGGTATCATTTTTTCCAATTCTGAACTTCGTGATGAATTTTCGATAGTGAGTTCAGATGACGAAAATCGCATTTTTCATGGGTCTCTGAAGAAAATTGAGGATAAAGGCTGGGGAAATTTCAAATACTATTATAAAGCTGACTTTTCGAATTTGAAAAAAGCGGGGAGATATGTTCTTCGATACGGAAATCATAGCTCTTCAGAATTTGGTATTGGCAGGACCTTTTCCTATAAAAACTATCAGGAAGACCTGCTGGGATTCATGCGCCAGCAACGTTGCGGTTACAATCCTTTTCTTGATATGGTCTGCCATCAGCGAGATGGACGCACAATGTATGGCCCTATGCCTGACTCCACTTTTATAGATTTTACGGGTGGATGGCACGACGCCGGCGATCAGCTTAAATATCTGATCACTTCCAGCAACGCCACCGCGAAAATGCTAAAAGCTTACGAGTTGCTGCCTGAAAAATTTGCCGATGAGGTAGATGCACTCGGGCATCCAAATCCTAACGGGATCCCCGATGTGCTGGATGAGGCGAAGTGGGGTCTTGACTGGATTCACAAAATGCACTCCGGTAAAAATGAGCTTTTCCATCAAATTGCCGATGATCGTGATCATATTGGAATGAAATTGCCCGATAAAGATTCTGCCGATTATGGCTGGGGCCCAAATTCATATAGAGTAGCCTATTTTGCTACCGGGAAACCACAGGGACTTCGAGAATTTAAGAGCAAGGCAACGGGAATCGCCAATCTGGCGGGAAGATCTGCTGCGGCCATGGCCATTGCAGCACGGGTTTGGAAAAATGATCTTAAGGATTCTATATTTTCAGAAAAATGTCGGGTCGCCGCCAGGGAGCTTTATGAAATGGGAAAAGCCCAGGAAGGTTATCAGCAGGGGAATTCTTATGGTGCGCCCTATCGTTATAATGAAGATACCTGGGCCGATGATATGGAATGGGCTGCGGCCGAATTATATGCAAACACAGGGGATCAAAAATACCTTGAAGACGCAAAAAGATATGCCCAAATGGCAAATTCGGTTTCGTGGATGGGAAAGGATCAAACAGAACATTACCGTTATTATCCATTTTTCAATATTGGCCATTTCGTTCTGTACCCGTTTGTGGATTCCGATTTTCAGAAGAAATTAGCCGGATATTACAGAAACGGAATAGAAGCCTGTCAGGAAAAATCAAAGTCGAGTCCCTTTGAAATAGGGGTTCCGTTTATCTGGTGCTCCAACAACCTCGCGGTAAATTTGATTAGTCAGATTCTTCTTTACGAAAAAATGACCGGAGATCTGAAATATCATTCTTTCATGCTTTCTCAACGCGATTGGCTATTGGGAAAAAATCCCTGGGGCACCTCAATGTTTATGAATATTCCGAGACAGTCCGAATATCCCGAAAGCGTGCATACCAGTGTCTGGTTCATGACCCGCAAGGAAGTTCCCGGCGGACTTGTGGACGGCCCGGTGTATGCTTCGGTCTACAACAGCCTGAAAGGAATCCAGTTAAAAGAAGAGGATGAATTTGCCAACTTTCAGAATGATTTTGTAGTCTATCACGATGATTTTGGCGATTATTCTACCAATGAACCAACCATGGATGGCACGGCCGACGCCGTTTTTATGATGGCTTTTTTTTCTGAATAA
- the dusB gene encoding tRNA dihydrouridine synthase DusB: protein MAKIGNIDVGDFPLLLAPMEDVSDPPFRALCKEQGADVVFTEFISSEGLIRDAAKSTMKLDIYEKERPVGIQIFGANLDSMLQSVEIVEQSGPDIIDINFGCPVKKVVSKGAGAGILKDIDLMVSLTEAMVKHTKLPVTVKTRLGWDHDSIKIVEVAERLQDVGCQAISIHGRTRAQMYKGEADWRPIAEVKNNPRMHIPVFGNGDVDTPERAMEMRNKYGLDGAMIGRASIGYPWFFREVKHYFKTGEHLDPPGLQERLDAARRHLQMAIDWKGEKLGVFETRRHYTNYFKGIPHFKEYRMKMVTSDDAADVFAAFDDVERDFADYQFA from the coding sequence GTGGCAAAAATTGGAAATATAGATGTAGGAGACTTCCCGTTGCTGTTGGCACCGATGGAAGATGTGAGCGATCCGCCATTCCGCGCCTTGTGCAAGGAGCAGGGAGCTGATGTAGTGTTCACCGAATTTATTTCTTCAGAAGGACTTATTCGCGACGCGGCGAAAAGTACTATGAAACTCGATATTTACGAAAAGGAAAGGCCCGTGGGAATTCAGATTTTTGGGGCTAATCTCGATTCTATGTTGCAATCTGTAGAGATCGTCGAGCAGTCAGGACCAGATATTATCGATATCAATTTCGGTTGCCCGGTGAAAAAAGTAGTTTCAAAAGGTGCAGGAGCCGGAATTTTAAAAGATATTGACCTGATGGTTTCGCTTACCGAAGCCATGGTGAAGCATACAAAACTTCCGGTTACAGTTAAAACGCGTTTAGGTTGGGATCATGATTCCATTAAAATTGTTGAGGTTGCTGAGAGGCTTCAGGATGTGGGTTGCCAGGCAATTTCTATCCATGGCCGCACTCGTGCCCAAATGTACAAGGGCGAAGCCGACTGGAGACCGATTGCTGAAGTAAAAAATAATCCGCGCATGCATATTCCTGTTTTCGGGAATGGCGATGTGGATACTCCCGAAAGGGCCATGGAAATGAGGAACAAGTATGGTCTAGATGGCGCGATGATCGGTCGGGCAAGTATTGGTTATCCGTGGTTTTTTCGTGAAGTAAAACATTATTTTAAAACCGGTGAACATCTTGATCCGCCAGGTCTGCAGGAACGACTGGATGCCGCACGCCGTCATCTTCAAATGGCAATTGACTGGAAAGGGGAGAAATTAGGCGTTTTTGAAACCCGTCGACATTATACCAATTATTTTAAAGGAATTCCGCATTTCAAGGAATATCGTATGAAAATGGTAACCAGCGACGATGCTGCCGATGTTTTTGCCGCTTTTGATGATGTGGAAAGGGATTTTGCCGATTATCAGTTCGCCTGA
- a CDS encoding ABC transporter permease: MNFPLYIARRYLFTKSKSNAINVITIIAAVGVFAGAFSLFIVLSGFSGLRDFSLSFSNEFDPDLKAFPKQGKTFTYSEEQLEKLRNIPGIKAFSKTIEERVFLDYRSKNHTAFIKGVDNDYRKVNKIDSAVVYGTWLTDSEPQVVVGNGISQLLNLSVFNYEHLLKIMVPKPGKGQITMTNLSNAFTTKNVIVTGIYSINEELDDKYVFANIGFARDLLEMKENEISSIEFRLTPDANVKELSQKISEIFNGKIYLKTRTELNDALNKMLNSENLFVYLIFTLVLTIALFNVVGSIIVMILDKRENIKTIFSLGATPGQIKRIFFMQGMLMTCLGGIVGLLVAIVLIVLQMNYELVMITPSLPYPVKMKFQNILIVLVTIFILGLIASYIAAGRSKKALNQAN, from the coding sequence TTGAATTTTCCCCTCTACATCGCCCGGCGCTATCTTTTCACTAAAAGCAAAAGCAACGCCATAAATGTGATCACCATTATCGCGGCGGTGGGGGTTTTCGCGGGAGCATTCTCGCTTTTTATCGTTTTAAGCGGATTCTCCGGGTTGCGGGATTTCAGCCTGTCCTTTTCAAATGAATTCGATCCTGATCTGAAAGCTTTTCCGAAGCAGGGCAAAACTTTCACGTATTCTGAAGAACAGCTGGAAAAACTTCGGAATATTCCCGGAATAAAAGCCTTCAGTAAAACCATTGAAGAACGGGTTTTTTTAGATTATCGCTCTAAAAATCACACCGCCTTTATCAAAGGGGTGGATAATGATTACCGAAAAGTAAATAAGATCGACAGTGCGGTGGTTTACGGGACCTGGCTTACCGATAGCGAACCTCAGGTTGTGGTAGGCAATGGTATTTCCCAACTCTTAAATTTGAGTGTCTTCAATTATGAGCATTTACTAAAGATCATGGTCCCAAAACCCGGAAAAGGCCAGATCACCATGACCAATCTTAGCAATGCCTTTACCACCAAAAATGTGATCGTAACAGGTATTTACAGCATCAATGAAGAGCTGGATGATAAATATGTTTTTGCGAATATTGGTTTTGCAAGGGACCTGCTGGAGATGAAGGAAAATGAAATTTCTTCCATAGAATTCAGGCTTACTCCCGATGCGAATGTGAAAGAATTATCTCAGAAGATCAGCGAAATCTTTAATGGAAAGATCTATTTAAAGACCCGCACAGAACTGAACGACGCGCTAAACAAAATGCTGAATTCAGAAAATCTCTTTGTTTACCTTATTTTCACGCTTGTCCTTACCATCGCGCTATTTAACGTGGTGGGATCGATCATCGTGATGATCCTTGATAAAAGGGAAAATATCAAAACGATTTTTAGTCTTGGCGCCACGCCGGGGCAGATCAAAAGGATCTTTTTTATGCAGGGTATGCTGATGACCTGTTTAGGCGGAATCGTGGGACTCCTTGTTGCTATTGTGCTGATCGTTCTCCAGATGAATTACGAACTGGTGATGATCACCCCAAGCCTGCCTTATCCTGTAAAAATGAAATTTCAGAATATCCTTATCGTCCTGGTAACGATTTTCATTTTAGGACTTATCGCTTCTTATATCGCGGCTGGAAGAAGCAAAAAAGCGCTCAATCAGGCGAACTGA
- a CDS encoding TonB-dependent receptor domain-containing protein produces MGNRLCLLTILCLFFSYSYSQNSLEGKIINEKDEPVAYANVILLNAEDSTSVYKGVVSEEDGSFFVENLDDQNYVLKITFIGYEDYLEKIKLSHGRTNLKTITLKEASDALDEITVNARKPKITKEVDRLVFDVANSNLSSGNTWDVLRKAPGVIDNQGQLMVRNTSVQVYLNDHKIYLSSSELKSLLEGYSAENIETIEIITNPPAKYDAEGGAILNIHTSKAISAGYKGSLEGTYTQSIYPKFKIGTSHYFQGDRLNIFANYSFNPKKDYKKDETYINFIRNGNLFSRWDTDFVKETTSQAHNANAIVDYELSENSTLNFSLNANFSPDQEFDNDVTTEIRNSQRQLDSTLITSSRVLTDINNIALNLGYTISFENGGEFSVKGHYTKFEQDRDQQVFSEYRDPSGNILNTNDFATSARQNIDIYTAQADFSTNIGSSSFNLGSKFSGIESNSKIDYLNAAELQELYDNLSDNFLYHEKIYAFYSSLSHDWEKWSAKVGLRGEYTDRQGESVVLDKINNREYFELFPTAYLQYRVSEDHSFTLDYSRRINRPRYESLNPFRYFLNETNYNAGNPNLVASISNNFNLNYTLKNSWFFDFYYKDHGNSPETLVFQDNQNLTLRNVSQNLLGSEGYGLDIFHSQSLTRWWYIQAFTSLFHEQNTFIAVESNNAEVTREVDGIQAYAYNIFTLSKDGSFEGNMFVQYVSDFLSGSYKLEPMTTVSVGLRKTLWNKRAELTLNLNDIFNTTNTRLTSDYLNQSNSFYSFSENRNVQLGFKYNFGNFRLSDNERTIEEAERERL; encoded by the coding sequence ATGGGAAACCGACTTTGCCTATTAACAATATTATGCCTTTTTTTCTCTTACTCGTATTCTCAGAACTCTCTGGAAGGAAAAATTATCAATGAAAAAGATGAGCCTGTAGCTTATGCCAATGTGATCCTTTTGAATGCCGAGGATTCTACTTCAGTATACAAGGGAGTGGTTTCAGAAGAGGATGGGAGCTTTTTTGTCGAAAATCTTGATGATCAGAATTATGTGCTTAAAATCACTTTTATAGGCTATGAAGATTACCTTGAAAAGATAAAACTTAGCCATGGTCGTACCAATTTAAAAACCATTACACTTAAAGAAGCTTCAGATGCCCTTGATGAAATAACGGTAAATGCTCGTAAACCAAAGATCACTAAAGAGGTAGACCGACTTGTTTTTGATGTGGCTAATTCAAATCTTTCCTCGGGGAATACCTGGGATGTACTGCGCAAGGCGCCGGGAGTTATAGATAATCAGGGGCAGCTCATGGTGCGAAACACAAGCGTTCAGGTGTACCTCAACGACCATAAAATCTATCTCTCTTCATCAGAATTAAAATCTCTGCTTGAAGGCTATTCGGCTGAAAATATTGAAACTATAGAGATCATTACCAATCCTCCGGCCAAGTATGATGCCGAAGGCGGAGCAATTCTGAACATCCATACGTCAAAGGCAATTTCAGCGGGTTACAAAGGCAGCCTGGAAGGAACCTATACACAGTCCATCTATCCGAAGTTCAAGATCGGGACCAGTCATTATTTTCAGGGAGACCGTTTGAATATTTTTGCCAATTATTCTTTTAATCCCAAAAAGGATTACAAAAAGGATGAAACCTATATTAATTTTATTCGCAACGGTAACTTGTTTTCTCGTTGGGATACCGATTTTGTTAAGGAAACCACCTCACAGGCTCATAATGCGAATGCCATCGTTGATTATGAACTTAGCGAAAACAGTACCTTAAACTTCTCGTTAAACGCTAATTTTTCTCCCGATCAGGAATTTGATAATGACGTAACCACAGAAATCAGAAATTCGCAAAGACAGCTGGATTCTACTCTTATTACCAGTTCCCGGGTTTTGACCGACATAAATAATATTGCTTTAAACCTGGGCTATACTATCTCCTTTGAAAATGGAGGTGAATTTTCTGTAAAGGGGCATTACACCAAATTTGAACAGGACCGGGATCAGCAAGTCTTTTCGGAGTACCGTGATCCTTCAGGGAATATTCTAAATACTAATGATTTCGCAACCTCAGCACGGCAGAATATTGATATTTATACCGCTCAGGCCGACTTTTCGACAAACATAGGCAGTTCTTCTTTTAATCTCGGATCGAAATTTTCAGGAATAGAATCCAATAGTAAGATCGATTATTTGAATGCCGCCGAATTGCAGGAACTTTATGATAATCTTTCTGATAATTTCCTTTACCACGAAAAGATCTATGCGTTTTACTCAAGTTTGTCTCATGACTGGGAAAAATGGAGTGCAAAAGTTGGTCTTCGCGGTGAATATACCGACAGGCAGGGAGAATCGGTTGTTTTGGATAAGATCAATAACCGAGAATATTTTGAACTTTTTCCTACCGCCTACCTGCAATATCGAGTTTCAGAAGATCATAGTTTTACTTTAGATTATAGCCGAAGGATCAACAGGCCGCGTTATGAAAGCCTGAATCCGTTCCGTTATTTTCTGAATGAGACCAACTACAACGCCGGAAATCCCAATCTCGTAGCCTCTATCAGCAATAATTTCAATTTGAATTATACCTTAAAAAATTCATGGTTCTTCGACTTCTATTATAAAGACCACGGAAATTCGCCGGAAACCCTTGTTTTTCAGGATAATCAAAACCTGACTTTAAGAAATGTAAGTCAGAATTTGTTGGGAAGCGAAGGTTATGGACTTGATATTTTCCACAGCCAGTCTCTCACGCGCTGGTGGTATATACAGGCATTTACGTCGCTCTTTCATGAGCAGAACACGTTTATTGCCGTGGAGAGCAATAACGCCGAAGTGACCCGCGAGGTGGACGGAATACAGGCTTATGCCTATAATATTTTTACTCTTTCGAAGGACGGCAGTTTTGAAGGAAATATGTTCGTGCAGTATGTGAGCGATTTCCTTTCCGGTTCTTATAAACTGGAGCCTATGACCACAGTTTCTGTAGGATTGCGCAAAACCCTTTGGAATAAGCGCGCAGAACTTACCCTGAATTTGAATGATATCTTCAATACCACAAATACCAGGCTTACTTCAGATTATTTAAATCAGAGCAACAGTTTTTATTCTTTTTCTGAAAATCGGAATGTACAGTTAGGCTTTAAATATAATTTCGGAAACTTCCGCCTTAGCGATAACGAAAGAACCATCGAGGAGGCTGAAAGAGAACGCCTTTAA